The Erythrobacter litoralis HTCC2594 nucleotide sequence CGCGGATCGACACCGTCGTCCACAAGAAGACCGTCTGGGACGCGAGGACGCTGGCGCAGGTCATCCCGGCACGGGCCGAATTGCTCCTGTCGACCGAGCGGAACTTCTAGCGCGCGTTCGAGGAACCAGGGCGAAGATAGGTGTCGAGAACGTGGCGCAGCGCGAAGGGTGTCTGGACGCCCGGCTCCTCCGGCACGATCCAGCTTGCCCAGGCGCGCGCCTCGCCGCACGGACCGACGAGGCCGAACGGCCATCCCCGCAGCAGCCGGCTGACCCCGCGCATCACGCCGTGCGCAGCGCTGACGGTCATGGACCGGATACTGGGGTTCGCAGTCCTGTAGTCGAGGTCGATCTCCCCGATCGAAGGATGCAGCGCTTCGCGGACGCGCTTGCCCCAGCGTTTGGCAGCGATCGCTCGGAAGAGCGCCAGCTGGATAGCGAAGAAGGCGATCGGATGGATCCCGTGCAGATGGGGCCAAGCCACCGCGCGTCCGTCTAACACCGCTTCGTTATGCGCCTGCAGGACGAGCACGCTCGGAGCGGCGATGGACGCGGAAAGGGCGGAAAGGTCGAGGCCGCACCCGTCGCAATGGCGGAAGCCCGAGCGGTGTGGCTGGTATGGGGCATCGCAGTCCGGGCAGGCGTCCATCAGCACGGCGGCGTGCTTCGTGCATGCCGGAAAGAGCCGCAGCCGCCAGGTCAGCGGCAAATAGGGGGTGTCGTCGGCGAGGCAATGTGGACAGAAGGCCTGCCCGTGCGCCTTGCGGATCCGGTGGCGCACGCCGAGTGGCACCACCATGAACGACTGGTTGGCGCCGGAGATGGATTCGGCGAGAACGCCTTCGTAGGCGCCGAGCGTCGTGCGCCGGCAACGCTCGAGCGGTGTTCCCGTCTTCACCGCCAGAGCTCGGACGAGCTCCGGCGATGCGACGAGATCGCCATCCCTGGTCCAGAACTCGAGGCCGGGCGCGAGTTCCTTCATCAGCGAGTGGTGCTTGGTACCCTTTGCCGCGGCAATGCGGATCAGCCAGGAGCTGACCGATTCCCGTGGCAATGGGCTTGGACGGATATGCCAGCGGCTCACGCCGGTTCGCATTCCCTGGACGTCTTCACTTCGAGCCGATCGATGACGTCGCAGGCGCGCTCGGAAAGCGGTACCCACGCCATGTCCTCGAGGGTCTTCGCGTCGATCACCTCGCGGCCGCTTTGGATGGCCGTACGCGCCGCGAGAAGCATCACCCGCCGGATATGGCCGATGACGTGATCTCCCTTCTCGAGGATGGTCTCGACGAGCTTGGGATCAGCCACCACATGCGACGTCTTGCGCAGCGGCAGACGCACCTCGAGGTTGTGGATCAGCACATTCGCCTCGTCGCCGCGTTTCCATGGCGGCAGGACAACCTGCTCGAAGCGGCGCTGCAGCTGCGGATCGTCGTTCAGGATATCGACGCCCGGCGGCGTTCCGAAGAGAGCAACGCCGCAGCCGCAATCCTCGCCGATCGACTTCACCATGTTCTTGAGCGCCTCGCGGTTGCGATGGGTGCCGTTGGCAAGATCCTGGAACTCATCGATGAGAAGCAGCCTAGTCTGCATTGTCCTCAGGACCGCGTAGACCATCGAGGTGAGATGCGAGGTCGACCATCGGAGGTTGAAGGGCTCACTTACGTAGCGCAGGATCCGGATCGCGAACTCGCGAACCGACGCTTCGCCCGGCATCGACACCCGCACCACGTCGGCACGGTCCGCATCGCCCATCATGCCGGTTTGCACCGGATAGAGCGACGCAAAATGCTTCGAGATGGTGCTCTTGCCGTTGTAGCTGCGCCCGAACACCGCGATGCTGTGCTCGTGCGGCTCGGGAGCCTCGAGGATCGCCCTGAGGCGATCCTCGATCTCCATCATGCGCGGATGGTAGATGGTGTCGGGCTCGGCGAGATAGGCGAGCCGAGTGGCATCGTCCGCGAGGCGAAGGTCGTCGATGGATGTGATGGTGTTGCAGGTCATTGGACGGCTCCACTGGAGGGAAGGATGGTGATGCTGGCGGGGTCGATCCTGACGACCGGGACCGGCGGTAGCGGCGACTGCTCGGGCGCCGGCAACCAGTTCCGACCACGCTCGCGCTTGACAGCGTTCTGGGCGATCTTGCGCTGCTTCGCCCGGTCGAGCTTGGACTTCGGGTTCACGACCCTGGCGTGGCGGGCAGCATCGGCGCGCTCCTTCTCGATGATGCCCAGAATACCCGTTGCCGTCACCCGGCCGCGTTTTCCGAGCTTGGCCTTGAGGTCGGCCCGCGCCCGTTCCCACTCGGCGACGGTGATCGCCGCGCCCTCGGTGAGCGCGTCGCGAAGCTCGATGTAGCGACCGTTGCGAGGGTCCTCGACGAACGCGCGGCTGACGTCGGCGGGTTCGCGCTTGACGTTGAGCATGGTCCCCTTGGCGGCGTTCAGCAAAGGCTGGAGCTCGCGCGCGGTGTAGCTGAGGTAGCTGACGCGAAACCCGTACTTCTCGAGCTTGCGCTTCTCGGTCTTCAGGAAGTCGAGATAGAAGGCCTGCGGATCGTCGACGCGCCGGGGATCGCCATATTGGGCGACCCCCAGGTTCCACTTCTCCGCCGGCGTCATCCCCAGCGCCGGATGGATGCGGTACGGATATTCGCCAACGAAGTAGCGGACCATGTTCTCGAGGTATTCGTTGAGGGTCAGACTCGCGGTTTGGATAGGATCGATGCGATCCTTCTCCCGCCTCGTCGAGCTGAAGATGGTGTTGCCCGGCAGCTTGCGAGTTTCCGTCATCGCGGTCCCGATCATCCGCTCGACGATCCCGCCATGATGCGGCTGCGAGCGGTGCGAGAGGTCGATGCGCCACTTCCCGCATCCGCGATGGAAGGATTTCGACGTGAAGTCGACGCCGCGGTCGACGAAGATCGCCGAGGGTACGCCGAACCACGGCCAGTCAATCCCATCGATGCCCTTCGCCGCGAGCCAGCCATCCTTGGGTAGGCAGGCGATCGCCATCGCCTCGGCCAGTTCCTCGACGCTCGGATATCCGAACGTCACGTGGATACCGAGCGGCAGGCGCGAGAACTCGTCGACCACCATGGTGAAGGTCGGGCGACCGAGGGAGATCCACAGCTCTTCGGAGATGAGATGCACATCGCTGTAAGTGTGGTCGATCTGCACCCGCTCGAGCGGATAGGTGCAGAGCGGGGTCGAGCCCTTGTCGCGGTCGTATTTGTCCGCGGCCGCCTGTGCGCCGTGCTTGTGCGCGTAACGGACACGTACGTCGAGAGCCTCCCAGCGGCGGCGGATGGTCCGATCGGACGGCGGCTTGAGGCCCGCCTTCGCGCAGGCCTTCCGCACGTTGTCGATGTAAACAGTGACATGCTGGCCCTTGTAACAGCGCAGCCTCAGGAACCTTTTGAGCTCGGCCTCGGAGATGGCCTCGACCGCCGGATCGAGCTTCGAATGCCAGGGGCGCTTGATCGGCACCTTGGAGAGCCCCAGAGCGTGCCCGGCTTCTTCGTAAGCCTTCAACTTGCGGTAGAACTTAGATTTCGACCATCCGAGCATCCGTGCGGCTTTCTCCGCGTTCTCACTCGTGCGCTTGCCGCAACGGAAGGCGTCGATGACGCCCGCTTCTAAGCTGAGGCGGTTCCAGTCGTCGTCACTGATCGTGTCGATCGTGATCTTGCGATCGTTGCCGGCACACGTGAGTTTCGCGGCGCCCTTGGGCAGGGCGGGGATGATTTTCTTGAGATCGGTCATTTCAACGTACTCCTTCTTTCGAAAATGGAGCACGAGCCGGAAAAAGGGTGCGCGCGACCGGCGCCAAGCGCGCGATGGCGCTTGACTCGGGGCGGCTTTTCGGCGATGACAAGGGTGCTTAGGGGTCCTCGTA carries:
- a CDS encoding TniQ family protein translates to MRTGVSRWHIRPSPLPRESVSSWLIRIAAAKGTKHHSLMKELAPGLEFWTRDGDLVASPELVRALAVKTGTPLERCRRTTLGAYEGVLAESISGANQSFMVVPLGVRHRIRKAHGQAFCPHCLADDTPYLPLTWRLRLFPACTKHAAVLMDACPDCDAPYQPHRSGFRHCDGCGLDLSALSASIAAPSVLVLQAHNEAVLDGRAVAWPHLHGIHPIAFFAIQLALFRAIAAKRWGKRVREALHPSIGEIDLDYRTANPSIRSMTVSAAHGVMRGVSRLLRGWPFGLVGPCGEARAWASWIVPEEPGVQTPFALRHVLDTYLRPGSSNAR
- a CDS encoding TniB family NTP-binding protein gives rise to the protein MTCNTITSIDDLRLADDATRLAYLAEPDTIYHPRMMEIEDRLRAILEAPEPHEHSIAVFGRSYNGKSTISKHFASLYPVQTGMMGDADRADVVRVSMPGEASVREFAIRILRYVSEPFNLRWSTSHLTSMVYAVLRTMQTRLLLIDEFQDLANGTHRNREALKNMVKSIGEDCGCGVALFGTPPGVDILNDDPQLQRRFEQVVLPPWKRGDEANVLIHNLEVRLPLRKTSHVVADPKLVETILEKGDHVIGHIRRVMLLAARTAIQSGREVIDAKTLEDMAWVPLSERACDVIDRLEVKTSRECEPA
- a CDS encoding Mu transposase C-terminal domain-containing protein, which codes for MTDLKKIIPALPKGAAKLTCAGNDRKITIDTISDDDWNRLSLEAGVIDAFRCGKRTSENAEKAARMLGWSKSKFYRKLKAYEEAGHALGLSKVPIKRPWHSKLDPAVEAISEAELKRFLRLRCYKGQHVTVYIDNVRKACAKAGLKPPSDRTIRRRWEALDVRVRYAHKHGAQAAADKYDRDKGSTPLCTYPLERVQIDHTYSDVHLISEELWISLGRPTFTMVVDEFSRLPLGIHVTFGYPSVEELAEAMAIACLPKDGWLAAKGIDGIDWPWFGVPSAIFVDRGVDFTSKSFHRGCGKWRIDLSHRSQPHHGGIVERMIGTAMTETRKLPGNTIFSSTRREKDRIDPIQTASLTLNEYLENMVRYFVGEYPYRIHPALGMTPAEKWNLGVAQYGDPRRVDDPQAFYLDFLKTEKRKLEKYGFRVSYLSYTARELQPLLNAAKGTMLNVKREPADVSRAFVEDPRNGRYIELRDALTEGAAITVAEWERARADLKAKLGKRGRVTATGILGIIEKERADAARHARVVNPKSKLDRAKQRKIAQNAVKRERGRNWLPAPEQSPLPPVPVVRIDPASITILPSSGAVQ